ACAGCATCACCCAGCGACAGCTGTCTCGTTAAAACGTTGGTGATTCCATGGATGTTGCTCACTTTGAACGTATAGTGAACTGTCGGTTTTCTTAAGTCTCCATCCACAAGCAATACACTTTTCCCTTGCTGAGCCAGCACGACAGCCAGATTGGCGGCCGTAGTCGATTTCCCTTCCGCCGGACCGGCTGATGTAACCATGAGAATACGGTTTTCGTGATCGACTGACGAAAATTGAATGTTCGTACGGATCGTCCGGTATTGTTCCGAGATCGGCGACTTTGGATTGTTGTGCGTAATTAAGCTTCTTTGTGTGAGATTACTGATCGCTTTGCGCAGTTTACGGCTCAATGGTTGTTCCTCCTACAGATTTATACAGCTTTTCTTTGATAAGCGTTGTCTTTTTCATCACCCAGTGTCATTATCGGGATGGTTCCCAGTACAGGAAGACCAAGGTAATGTTCGATATCCTGTTCGGATTTCAATGTGTTATCC
This genomic stretch from Fictibacillus marinisediminis harbors:
- a CDS encoding CpsD/CapB family tyrosine-protein kinase, which produces MSRKLRKAISNLTQRSLITHNNPKSPISEQYRTIRTNIQFSSVDHENRILMVTSAGPAEGKSTTAANLAVVLAQQGKSVLLVDGDLRKPTVHYTFKVSNIHGITNVLTRQLSLGDAVQRTKVEELFVLPSGPIPPNPSELLNSKAMEMMVEDASHKFDYVLFDSPPVLAVTDAQVLSSHCDGVVLVTSSGQTEKDEALKAKELLENANAKILGVVLNGKESNSTNYYYYYGGK